From the genome of Agrobacterium tumefaciens:
CTGCTGGATCATCGCTTCAGCGCGCTCAACAACGTCGTGGCGATTGTTGATTTTCCCCCAAGCGATCTTTAGACGGCTGGTATGAACCACCGGTCCGAATTTGTCGGTGAGTATCGCGCCAGCAGCGATCGCGAGCGCTTTTTTTGAAAGCGCGATGTCGAAGTGGACCCAGGAGGCATCTCGATGCTTTCCGAATGACAAGGTCTTGTGACCCTGTATCCATTTCCGCTGGACGCCAATCTTGTCCACCATAGCTAAGAGCTCGTCGTCGGTGTCCGCCCAAAGATGGCACATCACCATGTTGCCGAACCGGTGACGCACGTCATCAACGTATACTGCCATGGGTCACC
Proteins encoded in this window:
- a CDS encoding DUF4031 domain-containing protein yields the protein MAVYVDDVRHRFGNMVMCHLWADTDDELLAMVDKIGVQRKWIQGHKTLSFGKHRDASWVHFDIALSKKALAIAAGAILTDKFGPVVHTSRLKIAWGKINNRHDVVERAEAMIQQIEELRTARGIMAEEANYSKE